The sequence GGTGGTGCCGCCGTTGGTGAGTTCTGCCTCGACGTTCTGCTTGTTAAGCTCGGCGATGGCCATGGACGCGTCTTCCGGGGAGAGGTTGGTGAACAGGACCGTCTTCTCCTCGTTCCGCAGCCAGACGCTGAAGATGGCCACGCTCAGGACGGCGGCGCCCAGGATCACGACCATCAGGATCTTCTGATTGAACGTGAACCGTCCGGTGATCGTCTTGAGGTTCTCGAGCAGTTGCCTCATGTTTGCGCGTCAGCTCCTCGCTGCGGTCCCGTTCGACCGTCGGGTCATTCCCGTCACAGTTGCATCTGCATGATCTGGTTGTAGCTCTCCAGGAGCTTGTTGCGGATCTCCAGCATGAGCTCGAAAGCCAGCTGGGCCTCCTCGGCGGCGATCATCACGTCGTGGACCTCACCCACCCGTCCGGACACCGCGCCCTCGATCATCTCGTCGCGGAAGTCCTGGGCGCGGTCCACCGTCTGGATCGCCTCTTGAAGTTTGGTTGCAAAGGATGGGCCAGTCGCCGGCTGCGCGCCCGCCCCGCCGTACACCTGGCGCGGGTCGACGACCCCCGGGATCCTCACTGGGCTGATGGCCATCGTCGTTCCTCCCTGGACAGGACAGGCCGCTAGATGTCGAGCGCCTTGGCGAACATCTGCTTGGCAGCCTGGACGGCCGAGACGTTTGCCTCGTAAGCCCGGCTGGCGGTGATCATGTCCACCATCTCGGTGATGACGTTGACGTTGGGCATCAGGACGTAGCCCTCCTCGTCGGC comes from bacterium and encodes:
- the fliE gene encoding flagellar hook-basal body complex protein FliE — protein: MAISPVRIPGVVDPRQVYGGAGAQPATGPSFATKLQEAIQTVDRAQDFRDEMIEGAVSGRVGEVHDVMIAAEEAQLAFELMLEIRNKLLESYNQIMQMQL